In the genome of Massilia sp. W12, the window ATGGTGTCCGCGCTGGCGCGCACCAGCACGTAGGGGCCGCCTTGCGCTGCCGGGTAGAGCAGATTATTGCTGGCGCTGAGTTTGGCGTCGATCTTCTTTTGCAAGCTTTGCATGGCCGGATCAAACCAGATGCTGTCGCGGCCATCGGTTTCAAAATGTGCGCCGGCCAGCTTGCCTTTGATGAACAGCAATTCACCATGAAAATCATTGTCTTTCAGCGCCAACAGCGGCGGTTCAATCACTTTTTTCGCTGCCGTGTCAAAGCGATAGACTTGATTGCGCGCGCCGGGCGCGGCATAGCTGACATATAGCTTGCCGTCGGCATCAAAACCCAGCGGATGCATGGTGTTGCTGGCGGCGGCCTGGCGCCAGATTTGTTGCCATTCCTGCTGCGCGGAGGCGCGGTAATAAAAATTGCGCTGGCCATCGGTTTCGCCGGCAAGCAGTCGGACTTCGCCGCTTTGATCGAGCAGCCATTGATCAATTTTGCCGGGGCGCGGAATCACATCTTTGCTCAGGGTTTTGCTGTTGACCCGGCTCAGGCTGAGTTTCTCGTAGCGGTCAAAGCCTTGCCCCGAGATATATGTGACGACGTAGATATCATCGCTTTCATGATTGGGCAGCACGGCGGCCAGATAGGAATTGGGGTCAAAGGTGCGGACTTTGAAGCGGCTGGTTCCGGTATCGTAGCTTTCGCTGTTCCAGGAGTGGCTGATGATTTGTTTTTCGTCTGAGCCATCCAGGTTGATGGCCCATAAACCCGGATTGAAACTGATGCCGGCGTTCGACTTGTCGCGCAGGCTGTATACCAGTCGCTTGTTATTCACCCAGTGCAAATTGGTGATATCGGAATCGCCGAATTGTTTGATCATCTTGGCCTGTTTCTGCGCGTTATCGACGATGATCAGTGCAAAGCGCCCGCTGCTGCCCGGGGTCAGATAGGCGGTGTGTTTGCCGTCCGGGGCCAGGGTCGCACCGCGCACGGCGCCTTCTTCATGGCTGGCGAAAAAGTGTCCGGTTGGAATCTGCGTGGCCTTGGCCGGCGTGGCGGCTGGGCTGTTTTGTGCGTATGCGGCAGGCAATATTGACAGCAGTACGCAGCAAACTGCGCTGCAAAGCAGTGTGGGTCGGGTAGTTTTCATCATGTGTTTGTGATGTTACGGAGAGGAGGGTAATGAAAGTATGAATGATAATTTGTGTCTTTGTGTTTTTGTGAAAAATGGGGGTGATTTTCAACTATGCAGGGTGGGTGCGCTACTGCCGCGCCCACCCCGGACCATTCCCCGCCTTGATATGAGGGGGGGGGCTTACTCGGTTTTTGCTGGCGTCGCTGCGACTGGCGGCTTGTCTGTTGCGTCAAGCTTGCTTTCTGCCAGATGGGTCTTTAAGAAGTTTTCAACGCGCGACCAAAAATCAAGCTCAACCTGCATGCTGGTCCAGCCGTGTCCCTGCTTGGGGTAGCTGACCCATTCCACCGGCGCATCCTGGGCTTTGAGGGCGCGATACAGTTTTTGGCTGTGCCGGATTGGCACACGCCAATCATTTTCGCCGTGCGCCAACAGCAGTGGTTTGCGCAGCTTATCGACCAGATTGATGGGGGAGTGGGCGGCCAGCATGGCGGCATCTTTTTCCGGGTGCCCTAACATTTCCGGAGCGATAAAGCGCAGTGCTTTATCTGACATATCGCCCCAGATCGGATCAAATAAGAGCTGCAGATCAGTCACGCTGGCCCAGGCTATGCCACAACGATAGAGTTGCGGGTCGCGGATCAAGCCCATTAAGGTAGCGTAGCCGCCATAGCTGGCGCCGGCGATGCAAATGCGTTTTCCATCCGCATAGCCTTGTTGCGTCATCCATTGCACGGTGTC includes:
- a CDS encoding alpha/beta fold hydrolase, producing the protein MPAAYAQNSPAATPAKATQIPTGHFFASHEEGAVRGATLAPDGKHTAYLTPGSSGRFALIIVDNAQKQAKMIKQFGDSDITNLHWVNNKRLVYSLRDKSNAGISFNPGLWAINLDGSDEKQIISHSWNSESYDTGTSRFKVRTFDPNSYLAAVLPNHESDDIYVVTYISGQGFDRYEKLSLSRVNSKTLSKDVIPRPGKIDQWLLDQSGEVRLLAGETDGQRNFYYRASAQQEWQQIWRQAAASNTMHPLGFDADGKLYVSYAAPGARNQVYRFDTAAKKVIEPPLLALKDNDFHGELLFIKGKLAGAHFETDGRDSIWFDPAMQSLQKKIDAKLSASNNLLYPAAQGGPYVLVRASADTMPVNWLLYNQATDALELLGNHFPQIKPQHMAQKDFVRFQARDGLSIPMYITLPKDSKGKNLPLVLLVHGGPNVRGVHWEWDAESQFLAARGYAVAEPLFRGSNGFGQAHLSAGFKQWGLKMQDDLVDSVQWLVKQGIADPKRVCIAGGSYGGYAAMMGLLRDPDLFRCGVAWAGVTDMQLLFHPIWSDISDSALAYWVPLTIGDPKADAERLRATSPLTHAANLKKPLLLAYGALDQRVPILHGRKFYNAIPNPKGLVEWIEYDNEGHGWTLLKNKIDFWDRTEQFLNKHIGPQPAASAN